A genomic window from Limisphaerales bacterium includes:
- the pyrF gene encoding orotidine-5'-phosphate decarboxylase — translation MATKLSSHISTAPCSATLPACSAPKRCPSLPIFTTTPTWTTATAAASGRLPPTTSASTKTPTSSSTSAWSKVFKCSPLRIPIPTNKNAIATTACATSNIISAASAKDATYPPKPSKPANNISPPSACKRRTKKCSCGWTASANASQIWATPRKPKNSTAASTPAARRVNPKTASGCSTTRADANLRALNHQNPIIAALDVPDATRALALAEQLAPAVGAFKIGKELFVAEGPDIVRRVRDTGASVFLDLKFHDIPNTVAKAVASAARLDVQMLTVHASGGTQMLRAAQAAADESENTPLILGVTVLTSMDTSDLEELGIQKNPADQVQHLATLATAAGLKGLVCSPMEIAPLRKILPDDIQLVTPGIRPANSATGDQKRIMTPAQAIEAGASWLVIGRPICAAKNPRAAAEAILESLAGLAK, via the coding sequence ATGGCAACGAAGTTGAGTTCACATATATCGACCGCTCCGTGCTCGGCTACCTTACCGGCGTGCTCGGCTCCAAAGCGATGCCCATCCTTGCCAATCTTTACGACAACCCCGACTTGGACGACCGCAACCGCGGCAGCATCCGGCAGATTGCCGCCAACTACATCGGCGTCAACGAAGACGCCAACATCATCATCAACAAGCGCATGGTCGAAAGTTTTCAAATGCTCGCCTCTCAGGATCCCGATCCCAACAAACAAAAACGCAATCGCTACGACGGCTTGCGCAACGTCCAATATTATCTCGGCCGCCTCGGCGAAGGACGCAACGTACCCGCCGAAACCCTCCAAGCCCGCCAACAATATCTCGCCACCCTCCGCGTGCAAACGCAGGACAAAGAAGTGCTCGTGTGGATGGACCGCGTCGGCCAACGCCTCACAGATATGGGCGACCCCGAGAAAGCCAAAAAACTCGACGGCCGCTTCGACCCCCGCCGCGCGCCGCGTAAACCCTAAAACTGCTTCCGGCTGTTCAACCACACGCGCGGATGCTAACCTCCGCGCGTTGAATCATCAGAATCCCATCATCGCCGCGTTGGACGTGCCCGACGCCACCCGCGCACTGGCGCTCGCCGAACAACTCGCCCCCGCCGTCGGCGCATTCAAAATCGGCAAAGAACTCTTCGTCGCCGAAGGGCCCGACATCGTCCGCCGCGTGCGCGACACCGGCGCGAGCGTGTTCCTCGATCTCAAATTTCACGACATCCCCAACACCGTCGCCAAAGCCGTCGCCAGCGCCGCGCGGCTCGATGTGCAAATGCTCACCGTCCACGCCAGCGGCGGCACCCAAATGCTCCGCGCCGCCCAAGCCGCTGCTGATGAATCCGAGAACACCCCCCTCATCCTCGGCGTCACCGTCCTCACCAGTATGGACACAAGTGATTTGGAAGAACTCGGCATCCAAAAAAATCCCGCCGACCAAGTCCAACACCTCGCCACCCTCGCCACCGCCGCCGGCCTCAAAGGCCTCGTCTGTTCCCCAATGGAAATCGCCCCCCTACGAAAAATCCTCCCCGACGACATACAGCTCGTCACCCCCGGCATCCGCCCCGCCAACAGCGCCACCGGCGACCAAAAAAGAATCATGACCCCCGCCCAAGCCATCGAAGCCGGAGCCAGTTGGCTCGTCATCGGAAGACCCATCTGCGCCGCCAAAAACCCACGCGCCGCCGCCGAGGCAATCCTCGAAAGTTTGGCCGGATTGGCGAAATGA
- the mfd gene encoding transcription-repair coupling factor produces MSGRSKLFNQISATPSGHALWEAVAAGGAVSCAGVDAAGWAHLAAEIRVRTGRTVVLVVAKLKFQETLQQDLETWLRLMEVDAPARFYPDWEVLPHENKLPHADAISERLEALQSLAGESVPVITATVASLMQCTLPPSEIAHRTRTLRLGERLDPLDFIEWLEAQGYEPEAQVTARGEISLRGGIVDVFPFTTPWPVRCEFFGDELESLRYFNPLSQVSREKIDSATFAPGGEMGLLRDLKDKSRATLLDHLPDDTILLFCDPDAITEAAAEKVMEVPPGDAFHVEWTTLLARIDDRKLSCVELHELADEAADLTLEIHSLEAFRSMDQRAVEPQLVEAQRREFFAQLHRWRRQDHAVVVLCNNEGEQQRLEELWREYGFAEDGALEIAQGALSRGFLFPAGKWVVVSDAEIFGRYKVQRPRRLKSRHGSAMRSAFDINFTEIEEGDFVVHVQHGIGRFEGMKVLPLSGAREGESENGHECLVIEYASTDPDNPPPKLYVPVSEAHLVSKYVGAGNASPALNTLGGKRWIKTKEKAERAVADLASEMLRIQAVREAEEGYGFPEDSAWQREFEAAFIYEETADQEKSINDAKSDMQRPKPMDRLICGDVGFGKTEVAIRTAFKAVMAGKQVAVLVPTTVLAQQHFNTFAERMADYPVRVELLSRFRTKKQQRKTIEAMSAGAVDIVVGTHRLVQSDVKFKDLGLVVIDEEQRFGVAHKERFKQLRTHVDVLTLSATPIPRTLYLALTGARDMSTIETAPQDRLPVETIVADYNEKIIQRAIRRELHRGGQVFFLHNRVGSIYTMEQKLRAIVPEANILVGHGQMKSHELEKVMTAFINGEADVLLSTTIIESGIDIPNANTIIIDRADRFGLSDLYQLRGRVGRYKHQAYAYILLPRHAALLADARKRISAIKQYSSLGSGFKIAMRDLEIRGAGNLLGSEQSGHITAVGFEMYCQLLKQSVARLKGEKVKPRIDVETRFDFLALSPEQITGPKVKPTAQPRKKSPEIAVPREEWEWAEYDDVVERAEEENTCPIAPAYIPLNYIQPPRQRIDVYRRLAQADSREALKALREEIVDRFGPLPEAMEHLLLVSELKIIASSKAITSIVADKDRLKLLRNEDYISLAGKFPRLQKKTAGPRLREVKKLLLAL; encoded by the coding sequence ATGAGTGGACGATCAAAATTGTTCAATCAGATTTCCGCCACGCCCTCGGGCCATGCCCTGTGGGAAGCGGTGGCGGCGGGCGGCGCTGTGTCCTGCGCCGGTGTGGACGCCGCCGGTTGGGCGCATTTGGCCGCGGAAATCCGCGTCCGCACCGGCCGCACGGTGGTGCTCGTGGTCGCCAAGCTTAAGTTTCAGGAAACACTGCAGCAGGATTTGGAAACGTGGCTGCGCCTGATGGAGGTGGACGCGCCCGCGCGGTTTTATCCTGACTGGGAAGTATTGCCGCACGAAAACAAACTCCCCCACGCCGATGCCATCAGCGAACGGCTTGAAGCTTTGCAATCGCTTGCGGGCGAATCAGTGCCGGTCATCACCGCCACGGTTGCATCACTGATGCAGTGCACGCTGCCGCCTTCGGAGATCGCCCATCGCACGCGCACGTTGCGGCTGGGCGAGCGGTTGGATCCGCTGGACTTCATCGAATGGCTGGAGGCGCAGGGGTACGAGCCGGAAGCGCAAGTCACCGCGCGCGGGGAAATTTCGTTGCGCGGCGGCATCGTCGATGTGTTTCCATTTACGACGCCGTGGCCGGTGCGTTGCGAATTTTTTGGTGATGAATTGGAATCGCTGCGTTACTTCAATCCGCTCAGCCAAGTTTCGCGCGAAAAAATCGACAGCGCCACCTTCGCGCCCGGCGGCGAAATGGGTTTGCTGCGTGATCTCAAAGATAAATCACGCGCCACGTTGCTGGATCATTTGCCGGACGACACCATTTTGCTTTTTTGCGATCCCGATGCCATCACCGAGGCCGCAGCGGAGAAGGTGATGGAGGTTCCCCCGGGCGATGCATTTCATGTGGAGTGGACGACGCTGCTCGCACGCATTGATGACCGCAAACTTTCGTGCGTGGAACTGCACGAACTGGCTGACGAAGCGGCTGATCTCACATTGGAAATTCACAGCCTCGAAGCCTTTCGTTCGATGGATCAGCGCGCGGTGGAGCCGCAGTTGGTGGAAGCGCAGCGGCGCGAATTTTTTGCGCAACTTCACCGCTGGCGGAGGCAGGATCATGCGGTGGTGGTGCTGTGCAATAACGAGGGCGAGCAGCAACGCTTGGAGGAGCTTTGGCGCGAATATGGGTTTGCCGAAGATGGCGCATTGGAGATTGCTCAGGGCGCGTTGAGTCGTGGCTTTTTATTTCCCGCCGGCAAATGGGTGGTGGTGAGTGATGCGGAAATTTTTGGACGCTACAAAGTGCAACGTCCGCGCCGGCTCAAGAGCCGCCACGGCTCGGCGATGCGTTCAGCGTTTGATATTAATTTCACGGAAATAGAGGAGGGCGATTTCGTGGTGCACGTGCAGCACGGCATCGGGCGGTTCGAGGGGATGAAAGTGCTGCCGCTTTCCGGCGCGCGCGAAGGTGAATCGGAGAATGGCCACGAATGCCTCGTCATCGAATACGCCTCCACCGATCCGGACAATCCACCGCCAAAACTTTATGTGCCCGTGAGTGAAGCGCATCTAGTTAGTAAATATGTTGGCGCAGGCAATGCCAGTCCGGCGCTCAATACGTTGGGGGGCAAGCGCTGGATTAAAACGAAAGAGAAAGCCGAGCGCGCGGTGGCCGATCTCGCCAGCGAAATGTTGCGCATCCAAGCTGTGCGTGAGGCGGAGGAAGGATACGGTTTTCCGGAGGACAGCGCGTGGCAACGCGAATTCGAAGCGGCGTTTATCTACGAAGAAACGGCCGATCAGGAAAAATCCATCAACGACGCCAAGAGCGATATGCAGCGGCCCAAGCCGATGGATCGGTTGATCTGCGGCGATGTTGGCTTTGGCAAAACCGAGGTCGCCATCCGCACGGCGTTTAAGGCGGTGATGGCCGGCAAACAAGTGGCCGTGCTCGTGCCCACCACGGTTTTGGCGCAGCAGCACTTCAATACGTTCGCCGAGCGGATGGCGGATTATCCGGTGCGCGTGGAATTGCTCTCGCGCTTTCGAACCAAAAAACAACAGCGCAAAACGATCGAGGCGATGTCCGCCGGCGCGGTGGATATTGTCGTGGGCACGCATCGGCTCGTGCAGTCGGATGTGAAATTCAAGGACCTCGGCCTCGTGGTGATCGACGAGGAGCAACGCTTCGGCGTCGCGCACAAAGAACGCTTCAAGCAACTCCGCACGCACGTGGACGTGCTCACGCTTAGCGCCACGCCCATCCCGCGCACGCTCTACCTCGCCCTCACCGGCGCGCGCGATATGAGTACCATCGAGACCGCCCCGCAAGATCGGTTGCCCGTCGAAACCATTGTGGCTGACTATAACGAAAAAATTATCCAACGCGCCATTCGCCGCGAGTTGCATCGGGGCGGCCAGGTTTTTTTCCTGCACAACCGCGTGGGCTCCATCTACACGATGGAACAAAAATTGCGCGCCATCGTTCCCGAAGCAAACATCCTCGTTGGGCACGGCCAAATGAAAAGTCATGAACTGGAAAAAGTAATGACCGCCTTCATCAATGGCGAAGCCGACGTGCTGCTTTCCACCACCATCATCGAAAGCGGCATCGACATTCCGAACGCCAACACCATTATCATCGACCGCGCCGATCGCTTTGGCCTCAGTGATCTTTATCAATTGCGCGGTCGTGTGGGCCGTTACAAGCATCAGGCGTACGCTTATATTTTGCTGCCGCGCCACGCCGCGTTGTTGGCCGACGCGCGCAAACGCATTAGCGCCATCAAACAATATTCCAGCCTTGGCAGTGGATTCAAAATCGCGATGCGCGATCTGGAAATTCGTGGCGCGGGCAATCTGCTCGGCTCCGAACAAAGCGGCCACATCACCGCCGTGGGTTTCGAAATGTATTGTCAGTTACTCAAACAAAGCGTCGCGCGGCTTAAGGGTGAAAAAGTAAAACCGCGCATCGACGTGGAAACCCGCTTTGATTTTCTCGCGCTCAGCCCCGAGCAAATTACCGGCCCCAAAGTCAAACCCACCGCGCAGCCGCGCAAAAAATCGCCGGAGATCGCCGTGCCGCGCGAGGAATGGGAATGGGCCGAGTACGACGATGTCGTGGAACGCGCCGAGGAGGAGAACACCTGCCCCATCGCGCCTGCGTATATTCCGCTCAATTACATCCAGCCGCCGCGCCAGCGCATCGACGTGTATCGTCGCCTCGCGCAGGCCGATTCGCGCGAGGCGCTCAAGGCGTTGCGCGAGGAAATCGTGGATCGCTTTGGTCCGTTGCCCGAGGCGATGGAGCATTTACTGTTGGTTTCCGAGCTGAAAATCATCGCCTCCAGCAAAGCAATTACCTCGATTGTGGCCGACAAAGACCGCCTTAAACTCCTCCGCAATGAGGATTATATTTCACTGGCCGGCAAATTCCCGCGTCTGCAAAAAAAGACCGCCGGGCCGCGCCTGCGCGAGGTGAAAAAGTTGTTATTGGCATTGTAA